One genomic window of Deltaproteobacteria bacterium includes the following:
- a CDS encoding HD domain-containing protein, with protein sequence MVAIFDPVHGTIEVNTAEIRIIDSRPFQRLRYIKQLGFAELAFPGASHSRYSHSLGAMHMATRMIDRALCAIDISQQDKNRLRQTVRLAMLLHDLGHPPLSHVSERVMPKVAELNLGSWIDNIERQATHEDYTLKLILHSELYDLIKTQAKDTGVEPEHIAALICGHAPANDKQAFVINSYDLLPLLTQIVSSEMDADRMDYLRRDAYACGVSYGNFDHQWLVSNVTAALYEGQYTLGLQHKGVWAFENFLLARLHMFLAIYYHHTTTCFEHMLGKFYETSDYQLPAHCEEYLNHDDIQLWMTLRSSNNPWAERIVQRRPYRLLVETHDFNEEQKYMVLDERLHHANIDFFRLRSQGVLSKYFRQCEQTFPLLVIEPEVGRISRIEEYTPLYRRFSDVVAVSRIFCLPEHIKQARAILGDPLLG encoded by the coding sequence ATGGTAGCTATTTTTGATCCGGTTCATGGTACAATAGAAGTCAATACTGCTGAAATCCGCATCATTGATTCTCGCCCCTTTCAGCGGCTTCGTTACATTAAACAACTTGGTTTTGCAGAATTAGCTTTCCCTGGTGCCTCACACTCCCGTTACTCTCATTCATTGGGTGCTATGCATATGGCTACGCGAATGATTGATCGCGCTCTATGTGCAATTGACATCTCCCAACAAGACAAGAACAGACTACGACAAACTGTACGACTTGCTATGCTTTTGCATGACCTTGGGCATCCACCGCTAAGTCATGTTTCAGAACGCGTTATGCCTAAAGTTGCCGAGCTTAACCTTGGTTCGTGGATTGATAATATTGAGCGACAAGCTACACATGAAGACTATACTTTAAAACTTATTTTACACTCTGAACTTTATGATTTAATCAAAACCCAAGCTAAAGATACAGGAGTAGAACCAGAACATATTGCTGCATTAATATGCGGCCATGCTCCTGCTAATGATAAACAAGCATTTGTAATTAATAGCTATGATTTATTGCCATTGCTAACTCAAATAGTATCCAGCGAAATGGATGCTGATCGTATGGATTACTTGCGGCGTGATGCTTATGCTTGTGGTGTTTCATACGGTAACTTCGACCATCAATGGCTAGTTAGTAACGTTACTGCTGCTTTATATGAAGGCCAATATACCCTAGGTTTGCAACATAAAGGTGTTTGGGCATTTGAAAATTTCTTATTAGCTCGCTTACATATGTTTTTAGCAATTTACTATCATCATACAACTACTTGTTTTGAACATATGTTGGGTAAATTTTATGAGACTAGCGATTATCAACTGCCGGCACATTGTGAAGAGTATCTAAACCATGATGATATACAACTATGGATGACTTTGCGTAGCTCTAATAACCCTTGGGCAGAGCGTATTGTTCAACGTCGTCCATACCGCTTATTGGTTGAAACTCATGATTTTAATGAAGAACAAAAATATATGGTGCTTGATGAACGGTTGCACCATGCAAATATTGATTTTTTTCGTTTACGCTCACAAGGAGTATTATCAAAATATTTTAGACAGTGTGAGCAAACTTTTCCGCTATTAGTTATTGAACCAGAAGTCGGTCGTATTAGTCGTATAGAAGAATATACCCCTTTATATCGACGTTTTTCAGATGTGGTAGCCGTATCGCGTATATTTTGCTTGCCTGAACATATTAAGCAAGCACGCGCAATTTTGGGCGATCCTCTCTTGGGTTAG
- a CDS encoding ribbon-helix-helix protein, CopG family: MIRTQIQLPDEQARRLKLISRRDGVSISEIVRRSLNETLAKYDGTTVSRYACAAKLLGTLHDQNATDLAENHDKYLADAFSK; the protein is encoded by the coding sequence ATGATTAGGACTCAAATTCAACTTCCCGATGAACAAGCTCGTCGTTTAAAATTAATCTCACGCCGCGATGGAGTATCAATTTCTGAAATCGTTCGTCGTAGTTTAAACGAAACTCTAGCAAAGTATGATGGTACTACTGTCTCACGCTATGCATGTGCAGCAAAACTATTAGGAACACTTCATGACCAAAATGCTACTGACCTTGCGGAAAACCATGACAAATATCTTGCAGATGCATTTTCAAAATGA
- a CDS encoding insulinase family protein — protein sequence MTIERLRFQNGMTLLAKATCEAPVVALQAWVKVGSADEDKSLAGIAHLHEHMLFKGTAARRVGEIARSIEAAGGEINAWTSYDQTVYHIVLANSELDLGLDVLADALRNSSFDADELAREIEVVIEEINRAEDVPARRISNALFALAYGDHSYGRPVLGQKNTVRAISRDILCSFFNSHYQPKNTTLVAVGDFDINDLKTRVHHFFSDWQAKAKTAILTHKKEMTSDKVRVQVLREDVKETRISLAWHIPGLKHQDTAALDILAVLLGQGESSRLFVETRRRQELVNDVYAYAYTPRDPGLMILGANLRQENIMAALTSILDEAFRLREHLVGEDELDKAKVVVTSETAYQRETVQGEARRLGYFEVVAGDYDYETRYRQTIADLTCTQVQTIARRYLTTYPAIIVQVPQNDDQPYEEMVESLVDERYRRAERHRRTLEKNIDVERIELDNKTVLLVRQTNAPIAAIRAVALGGLRYETKATVGVGALFSSIWGLASEDLGAEAMARRVAVLGGNLGAFSGRNTVGLRGEFIAEKAIEGLQLFCDNLLHPVFHASDLERERALLLERFNTRDDNPATVAFELFAQTLFPNHPYGLRLGGTEDSLASFTLNDMTTLKRRYLSADKLVVAVVGGIDRARTIDLLSRELEEGEGETLPADPAIDTPPKQMRQAQYMLEKQQAHIIVGSMGTTVYCEDRFALEVLTTILSGQGGRLFYDLRDRQSLAYAVSSSSIEGIDPGYVYIYIGTSPDKVKQALAGLYNHLDHLRQTPVTAIELERAQRYLIGTHAIDLQRAGARAMFNALGERFGQGYDDYRHYPEHIAKITVADVQRVAQSYLAPQRLVQVIVGP from the coding sequence ATGACAATTGAACGCCTACGCTTTCAAAATGGTATGACCTTACTAGCAAAAGCAACTTGTGAGGCTCCAGTAGTAGCACTACAAGCCTGGGTAAAAGTCGGCTCAGCAGATGAAGATAAAAGTCTTGCTGGTATCGCGCATCTTCATGAGCACATGTTGTTTAAAGGCACTGCGGCTCGTAGGGTCGGTGAAATCGCACGTAGCATTGAGGCTGCGGGTGGTGAAATTAATGCTTGGACATCATATGATCAAACGGTTTATCACATAGTCTTAGCAAATAGCGAGCTTGATCTTGGGCTTGATGTACTTGCTGATGCTTTACGTAACTCTTCATTTGATGCTGATGAGTTAGCTCGTGAAATTGAAGTAGTCATTGAAGAAATTAATCGTGCCGAAGATGTGCCTGCCCGCCGAATTTCTAATGCCTTATTCGCTTTAGCATATGGAGATCATTCATATGGTCGGCCAGTATTAGGACAAAAAAATACGGTGCGCGCCATTTCTCGTGATATTCTTTGCAGCTTTTTTAATAGTCACTATCAACCGAAAAACACCACTCTGGTTGCAGTTGGTGACTTTGATATTAATGACTTAAAAACGCGAGTGCATCATTTTTTTAGCGATTGGCAAGCAAAAGCCAAAACCGCAATACTTACTCACAAAAAAGAGATGACTAGCGACAAAGTACGTGTGCAAGTATTACGCGAAGACGTAAAAGAAACACGTATTTCTTTAGCTTGGCATATACCTGGTCTAAAACATCAAGATACTGCTGCCCTGGATATATTGGCAGTTTTACTTGGCCAAGGTGAATCATCTCGTTTGTTTGTTGAAACTCGCCGTCGTCAAGAATTAGTTAACGATGTTTATGCCTATGCCTATACTCCTCGTGATCCTGGTCTAATGATACTAGGGGCAAATTTACGCCAAGAAAATATAATGGCTGCACTTACTTCAATACTTGATGAAGCTTTTCGTTTACGCGAGCACTTAGTTGGCGAAGATGAATTAGATAAAGCAAAAGTGGTTGTAACTAGCGAAACCGCATATCAACGAGAAACCGTACAAGGTGAAGCTCGTCGCTTAGGTTACTTCGAAGTTGTGGCTGGTGATTATGATTATGAGACGCGCTATCGCCAAACAATTGCGGATCTTACTTGTACACAAGTGCAAACCATTGCTCGTCGCTATTTAACCACCTACCCTGCTATTATCGTGCAAGTACCACAAAATGATGACCAGCCATACGAAGAAATGGTTGAGTCACTAGTTGATGAACGCTATCGCCGTGCAGAACGCCATCGCCGTACTCTTGAAAAAAATATAGATGTTGAACGAATCGAGCTTGACAATAAAACTGTCTTGCTGGTGCGTCAAACTAATGCTCCCATTGCAGCAATTCGTGCAGTAGCACTCGGAGGTTTACGCTACGAAACCAAAGCTACAGTAGGCGTCGGAGCTCTATTTTCTTCGATATGGGGATTAGCAAGTGAAGATCTTGGCGCCGAAGCAATGGCGCGAAGAGTAGCAGTGCTGGGTGGTAACTTGGGAGCTTTTTCTGGGCGCAATACTGTTGGACTTAGAGGCGAGTTTATTGCTGAAAAAGCAATTGAAGGATTGCAATTATTTTGTGACAACTTGTTACATCCAGTATTTCATGCATCAGACCTCGAGCGTGAACGGGCTCTTTTACTTGAACGTTTTAATACTCGTGATGATAATCCAGCAACAGTAGCCTTCGAGCTTTTCGCCCAAACCCTATTTCCCAATCATCCTTATGGATTGCGTCTTGGTGGCACTGAAGATTCTTTAGCTAGTTTTACCCTTAATGATATGACCACTTTAAAACGCCGTTACTTATCTGCTGATAAATTAGTAGTTGCAGTTGTGGGCGGTATTGATCGAGCGCGCACTATTGATTTGTTAAGCCGTGAACTTGAAGAAGGTGAAGGTGAAACTCTTCCTGCTGACCCTGCTATTGATACACCTCCAAAGCAGATGCGCCAGGCGCAATATATGCTCGAAAAACAACAAGCCCATATTATAGTTGGTAGTATGGGTACCACTGTCTATTGTGAAGATCGATTCGCTCTCGAAGTACTCACCACAATTTTATCTGGTCAAGGTGGCCGTCTTTTTTATGATTTACGTGACCGCCAAAGTCTAGCTTATGCAGTTTCTTCAAGCAGCATTGAAGGTATCGACCCTGGTTATGTCTATATTTATATAGGCACTAGTCCAGATAAAGTTAAGCAAGCGCTTGCAGGATTATACAATCACCTTGATCATTTAAGACAAACTCCTGTGACTGCTATAGAGCTAGAACGTGCCCAACGATATCTGATCGGAACGCATGCTATTGATTTGCAACGTGCTGGCGCCAGAGCAATGTTTAACGCCTTGGGTGAACGTTTTGGGCAAGGCTATGATGATTATCGTCATTATCCTGAACATATTGCAAAAATAACAGTTGCTGACGTGCAAAGAGTTGCTCAAAGTTATCTTGCACCACAGCGACTTGTACAAGTTATAGTTGGGCCGTAA
- the pepF gene encoding oligoendopeptidase F, which yields MSLWQLEVIMFLSAIAVSATAMAQERSEIAAELKWNLADLYPSVKVWQATRDKIASDIPKLAFMQGKLGDSAQSLYKGLSFASDLRQSLERLRVYAMQLYDEDTRISANLEMNQTARQLSVEYASAAAFVRPEILSLGVKKVRNFIKQEDNLKDYEFYLEEVLRYQPHTLSSAEEKIAAAAGNLAHTGSEVFSILTNADLPYPEITLSTGEKVRLDTSAYSKYRAVKNRGDREAVFKTFFNTYKAYRRTLGATLYAQIKANLFDKDIHKFKSALSIALFDDNIPTAVYTELIADVHQSLPTLHRYLKLRQRMLGLKELRYTDLYVPLVDDVALSYTPQQAIDLTVNAVAFLGNDYVATLKQGLTTGWVDFMPSTGKRSGAYSVTAYGVHPYELLNFNGQYEDVTTLAHESGHAMHSFLTNGHQPYINSNYSIFVAEVASTLNENLLLHHLLEKAKDDNTRLYLLGNYLENLRQTLFRQVFFAEFELAIYQRAEKGEALSGESLSKIYLDLVRQYYGHDKGVCKVDDLYGVEWAFVPHFYYNFYVYQYATSVVASLSIANAIRNEQARGQTQARDAYLNMLKAGGSNYPIELLKAAGVDMTTKAPFDAAMREMNKIIDEIEAIVARRKK from the coding sequence ATGAGTTTATGGCAATTAGAGGTGATTATGTTTTTATCAGCTATCGCAGTTAGTGCAACGGCAATGGCCCAAGAACGCTCCGAGATTGCAGCAGAACTTAAATGGAATCTTGCTGACCTATATCCTTCGGTTAAGGTTTGGCAAGCAACTCGTGACAAAATAGCTAGTGACATTCCTAAACTTGCTTTTATGCAAGGCAAGTTGGGTGACTCGGCACAGTCATTATACAAAGGTTTAAGCTTTGCCTCTGATTTACGTCAAAGTTTAGAGCGTCTTCGTGTTTATGCTATGCAGCTATATGATGAAGATACTCGTATATCAGCCAATTTAGAAATGAATCAAACAGCACGACAACTTAGTGTTGAATATGCTAGCGCAGCGGCTTTTGTACGGCCTGAGATTTTATCGTTAGGGGTGAAAAAGGTACGCAACTTTATTAAACAAGAAGATAATTTAAAAGACTACGAATTTTATTTAGAAGAAGTTTTGCGTTATCAGCCCCACACCTTATCTTCAGCCGAAGAGAAGATTGCTGCTGCCGCGGGTAATTTAGCACATACTGGTAGTGAAGTGTTTTCAATACTAACTAATGCCGATTTACCTTATCCTGAGATCACTCTAAGTACTGGCGAAAAGGTACGACTCGATACCTCCGCTTATAGTAAATATCGCGCGGTTAAAAATCGGGGCGATCGCGAAGCCGTATTTAAAACATTTTTTAATACCTATAAAGCTTATAGGCGTACTCTTGGCGCTACACTTTATGCGCAAATTAAAGCGAATTTATTTGATAAAGACATTCACAAATTTAAATCAGCACTAAGCATAGCTCTTTTTGACGACAATATTCCGACAGCAGTTTATACTGAGTTGATTGCTGATGTGCATCAGTCATTACCTACTTTGCATCGCTATCTAAAGTTACGCCAGCGTATGTTAGGACTTAAAGAGTTGCGTTACACCGATCTTTATGTTCCTTTAGTTGATGATGTTGCCTTAAGCTATACTCCGCAACAAGCAATAGATTTAACGGTTAACGCAGTGGCGTTTTTAGGTAATGATTATGTAGCTACACTCAAGCAAGGCTTAACTACCGGATGGGTAGATTTTATGCCATCAACTGGCAAACGCTCTGGTGCATATTCGGTGACGGCATATGGAGTACATCCTTATGAATTGCTAAATTTCAATGGCCAGTACGAAGATGTTACAACCCTCGCTCATGAGTCTGGCCATGCGATGCATAGCTTTCTCACTAATGGCCATCAGCCTTATATTAATTCGAATTATTCAATATTTGTGGCCGAAGTTGCCTCAACTTTAAATGAAAATCTATTGCTTCATCATTTATTAGAAAAAGCCAAAGACGATAATACGCGACTGTATTTACTAGGTAACTATCTTGAAAATTTGCGCCAAACTCTATTTCGTCAAGTATTCTTTGCTGAGTTTGAACTGGCGATATACCAACGTGCTGAAAAGGGTGAGGCTTTAAGTGGCGAAAGCTTATCAAAAATATATCTTGATTTAGTACGTCAGTACTATGGTCATGATAAAGGGGTATGCAAGGTTGATGACCTTTATGGTGTTGAATGGGCATTTGTCCCGCATTTCTATTACAACTTTTATGTATATCAATATGCTACAAGTGTTGTAGCTTCACTTTCAATAGCTAATGCTATTCGTAATGAACAAGCGCGTGGGCAAACCCAAGCGCGTGATGCGTATCTGAATATGCTTAAAGCGGGCGGTTCTAATTATCCGATAGAGCTACTAAAAGCCGCTGGCGTTGATATGACCACTAAAGCACCTTTTGATGCGGCAATGCGAGAGATGAATAAAATTATTGATGAAATCGAAGCGATCGTAGCGCGGCGAAAGAAATAA
- a CDS encoding 1-acyl-sn-glycerol-3-phosphate acyltransferase, whose amino-acid sequence MIRSIFTLIILAIIVIPMATAASILAFLHLPRASVDFIYHTFFGLCLVLLGIKLQPTVWHTDKTQLAEQLVIVSNHESHLDIPSILIGLKLRSIRFVAKASLFRIPFFGWGMSATGNISVDRKGTGNDLQRLEESGSRSCYDILFFAEGTRSKDGLIQPFKKGGIVFAINQRRPILPIAVGGSYELLPAGQNYARPGKVAVVVGEPIEVAQLTIDDRDALRDRVQSIVYTLREEALKIAGSPRAKA is encoded by the coding sequence ATGATTCGTTCAATTTTTACTTTGATAATTCTTGCAATTATTGTAATTCCAATGGCAACTGCCGCATCGATCTTAGCTTTTTTACATTTACCCCGAGCTAGCGTAGACTTTATATATCACACTTTCTTTGGTCTATGTTTGGTGCTGCTGGGTATAAAATTGCAGCCGACGGTCTGGCATACTGATAAAACACAACTAGCAGAGCAATTAGTAATTGTCTCAAATCATGAAAGCCATCTTGACATACCTTCCATTTTAATTGGTCTTAAATTGCGCTCAATTCGCTTTGTCGCTAAAGCTTCGTTGTTTCGTATACCGTTTTTTGGTTGGGGGATGAGTGCCACTGGCAATATTAGTGTTGATCGCAAAGGCACCGGCAACGATTTACAACGCCTAGAAGAATCAGGATCACGGTCATGTTATGATATTTTATTTTTTGCTGAAGGCACACGCAGCAAAGATGGTTTAATACAACCTTTTAAAAAAGGGGGGATTGTATTTGCTATCAATCAACGACGACCAATCTTACCAATAGCGGTTGGCGGCTCTTATGAACTCTTGCCAGCAGGACAAAATTATGCTCGACCCGGCAAAGTAGCTGTCGTAGTTGGTGAACCCATTGAGGTAGCTCAATTAACTATTGACGACCGCGATGCCTTGCGCGACCGGGTGCAAAGCATTGTTTATACATTACGTGAAGAAGCACTAAAAATTGCAGGTTCACCACGAGCTAAAGCTTAA
- a CDS encoding PIN domain-containing protein: MNRIFIDTSAIIALLSQNDTAHKQSVKIFARLQNKQAKLISTSYVLVETYALIQRRFGYQALLSFRTEFAPLIDIIWISANEHEQALDFLAAKKINDLSLVDAVSLTIIKRENIHYAFAFDRHFQIDAIVQMLT; this comes from the coding sequence ATGAACCGAATTTTTATTGATACTTCCGCTATTATCGCTTTACTCTCTCAAAACGATACCGCTCATAAACAATCTGTTAAGATTTTTGCTCGCTTACAAAATAAGCAAGCAAAACTAATATCGACTTCATATGTTTTAGTTGAAACCTATGCGTTAATTCAACGACGTTTTGGCTACCAGGCTTTACTAAGTTTTCGTACTGAATTTGCACCGTTAATTGATATAATTTGGATTTCAGCTAATGAACATGAGCAAGCTCTTGATTTTTTGGCAGCAAAAAAAATTAACGACCTAAGTTTGGTTGATGCCGTATCACTAACTATTATTAAAAGAGAAAACATTCATTATGCATTTGCTTTTGACCGCCATTTTCAAATTGATGCAATAGTACAAATGCTTACCTAA
- a CDS encoding RlmE family RNA methyltransferase: MSRRRMQDHFGRRAKTEGRPARSIYKLEEIDKRWHLIRQGNLVLDLGCAPGSWLQYTAAKVGSQGRVIGYDLKAVTISLPSNTQARVGDAFNIEASQLPGAIDVVLSDMAPATMGDHKTDAIRSANLAKRALDMALQHLKPGGHVVVKVLEGGDVPSIVQRMRHEYGKVELLRPLATRRQSTEIFLVGLRKKDNEAL, translated from the coding sequence ATGTCTCGCCGACGTATGCAAGATCATTTTGGTCGCCGTGCCAAAACCGAAGGCAGGCCAGCGCGATCAATCTATAAATTAGAAGAAATCGACAAACGTTGGCATTTAATCCGTCAGGGTAATTTGGTGCTTGATTTGGGTTGTGCTCCAGGTTCTTGGTTACAATACACGGCAGCCAAAGTAGGCAGTCAAGGCCGGGTTATTGGTTACGACCTCAAAGCCGTCACTATTAGCCTACCTAGCAATACACAAGCACGTGTAGGTGATGCTTTTAATATTGAGGCTAGCCAATTGCCTGGCGCAATAGACGTAGTGCTATCTGATATGGCCCCTGCAACTATGGGTGACCATAAAACAGATGCTATTCGCTCGGCCAATCTAGCAAAACGAGCGCTTGATATGGCACTGCAACATCTCAAGCCTGGCGGCCATGTAGTTGTAAAAGTATTAGAGGGTGGTGATGTACCATCTATTGTACAACGTATGCGTCATGAATATGGCAAAGTTGAACTCTTACGGCCACTTGCTACTCGACGACAATCTACTGAAATTTTTCTTGTTGGATTACGAAAAAAAGATAATGAGGCCCTATGA
- a CDS encoding cytidine/deoxycytidylate deaminase family protein, producing the protein MRERHDWDNYFMQIAQVVATRATCDRKHVGAVIVRDRTILSTGYNGSIRGLPHCDEVGHMMENDHCVATIHAEANAILQAAKNGVAIDGADIYTTASPCWPCFKLIANTGIRRIVFGEFYRDARIFEFAEKLGIELVGLEPPPIVVP; encoded by the coding sequence ATGCGTGAACGTCATGATTGGGATAATTATTTTATGCAAATAGCTCAAGTAGTAGCGACTCGGGCTACTTGTGATCGTAAACATGTTGGTGCAGTGATCGTACGCGATCGCACTATTTTATCTACTGGCTATAACGGCTCCATTCGTGGCTTGCCTCACTGTGATGAAGTTGGTCACATGATGGAAAACGACCACTGTGTTGCCACCATTCACGCCGAAGCTAACGCCATTTTGCAAGCAGCTAAAAACGGAGTCGCAATAGATGGAGCCGATATCTACACCACGGCAAGCCCCTGCTGGCCTTGCTTTAAACTCATCGCCAATACTGGTATTCGCCGCATAGTGTTTGGTGAGTTCTATCGCGATGCGCGTATTTTTGAATTTGCTGAAAAACTAGGTATCGAATTAGTCGGGTTAGAACCCCCCCCGATCGTAGTGCCGTAA
- a CDS encoding glycosyltransferase family 9 protein, whose product MLQNTKHIDEPTTILVLRYSSAGDVLLISPVLSALGAAWPQARIVVVTKSQYVDLVRSHPQVAAVEPVLPNENILKLYFRLRALKPTAILDLHGKLRGMVLRRLVPRQNRALLHKRPWHQSLAVRLRFKRYHNKQLIVERYHAALEQLLGHKVSPGVLHHVATTEHLAKVSESLVAAGVDLTKPICGISPGSQWPTKCWPIEYYGELAARLTNNDGLQVVLVGSQKEVQLTKAIKSRAPAAIDLGGYFNLCELAAFISKCRLFIANDSGPMHMARAQGVATVAIFGSTDPGLFDFTGHTALSLNLDCAPCSLYGRKRCPLGHFRCMRELDVDRVYDAVQKIFAKALPALVRG is encoded by the coding sequence GTGTTACAGAATACCAAACATATTGATGAGCCAACGACTATATTAGTTTTGCGCTATAGTTCTGCAGGTGACGTTTTATTAATTTCACCAGTATTGTCGGCACTAGGTGCGGCATGGCCGCAAGCGCGTATCGTGGTGGTGACTAAAAGTCAGTATGTGGATCTTGTGCGTTCACATCCGCAAGTTGCCGCTGTTGAACCCGTATTGCCAAATGAAAATATTTTAAAGCTATATTTTAGGCTGCGTGCCTTAAAGCCTACGGCTATTTTAGATTTGCATGGAAAATTGCGCGGTATGGTGTTGCGCCGACTAGTGCCGCGTCAAAATCGTGCCCTCTTACATAAACGTCCGTGGCATCAATCGCTAGCGGTACGTTTAAGATTTAAACGTTACCACAATAAGCAGCTAATTGTAGAACGTTACCATGCTGCACTTGAACAGTTACTAGGGCATAAAGTGTCGCCAGGGGTTTTGCATCACGTTGCCACAACAGAGCATCTTGCTAAAGTCAGCGAAAGTTTAGTAGCCGCGGGTGTAGATTTAACCAAACCTATTTGCGGTATTTCTCCAGGCTCGCAATGGCCTACTAAGTGCTGGCCAATAGAATACTATGGTGAATTAGCTGCGCGTCTTACTAATAATGATGGCTTACAAGTCGTGCTAGTTGGTTCACAAAAAGAGGTGCAATTAACCAAAGCCATCAAAAGCCGCGCCCCAGCAGCAATAGATTTAGGCGGGTATTTTAATTTATGCGAACTCGCAGCTTTTATTAGCAAATGCAGACTTTTTATTGCCAATGACAGTGGTCCTATGCATATGGCGAGAGCCCAAGGTGTAGCAACTGTTGCAATATTTGGTTCAACTGATCCAGGTTTATTTGATTTTACTGGGCATACTGCTTTATCGCTTAATCTTGATTGCGCCCCATGTTCACTTTATGGCCGCAAGCGCTGTCCATTGGGGCATTTTCGCTGTATGCGTGAGCTTGATGTCGATCGTGTTTATGATGCCGTGCAAAAAATATTCGCCAAAGCGCTACCAGCGCTAGTTCGGGGTTGA
- a CDS encoding acyltransferase family protein has protein sequence MTLVHTLLRTLKPGAHADELQSPDPKIVGWIDRILTLLQYYFRTKIFGLENLPQGKALLVGNHNAGITFLEPFFLGNAWYKRTKGRDPIYFLGHDIMVAMPFLGEMLSRLGVVRASKENATALLQDDCKIMVFPGGNYEAFRPYSKRYQVDFGGKTGFVKLALRNQVNIVPVLSVGGHETFFVLWRGERLAKLTGINKLLRSESFPLFLGLPWGIGLGPIFHLPLPAKTLIEVGKPIDLSQYEPADANNRELVVEISAEVQFRLQEMMDRRAGDRRWPVLG, from the coding sequence ATGACTTTGGTTCACACTCTGCTGCGCACCTTAAAACCTGGTGCTCACGCAGATGAATTGCAATCACCTGACCCTAAAATAGTTGGTTGGATAGATCGAATACTAACTTTGTTGCAGTACTATTTTCGTACTAAAATTTTCGGTCTTGAAAATTTACCTCAAGGCAAAGCGTTACTTGTTGGCAATCATAATGCCGGCATAACCTTTTTAGAGCCTTTTTTTCTCGGTAATGCATGGTACAAACGGACTAAAGGGCGTGATCCAATTTATTTTTTAGGCCATGACATCATGGTAGCTATGCCGTTTTTGGGAGAAATGCTTTCTCGTCTCGGAGTAGTTCGCGCTAGCAAAGAAAATGCTACTGCTCTTTTGCAAGATGACTGCAAAATTATGGTGTTTCCGGGCGGAAATTATGAAGCCTTTCGTCCATACTCAAAGCGTTATCAAGTTGATTTCGGCGGTAAAACTGGTTTTGTAAAGTTGGCATTACGTAATCAGGTCAATATTGTTCCGGTATTATCAGTAGGTGGCCACGAAACTTTCTTTGTTCTATGGCGTGGTGAACGTTTAGCAAAATTAACCGGCATCAATAAATTATTGCGTAGTGAATCATTCCCATTATTTCTTGGTTTACCTTGGGGCATTGGTTTGGGGCCAATTTTTCATTTGCCACTACCTGCAAAGACTTTAATTGAAGTCGGCAAACCAATAGACCTTAGCCAATATGAACCCGCAGATGCCAATAATCGTGAACTGGTGGTTGAAATTTCTGCAGAAGTGCAATTTCGCCTGCAAGAGATGATGGATCGTCGCGCTGGTGATCGCCGTTGGCCGGTGCTGGGCTAG